A section of the Pseudanabaena mucicola str. Chao 1806 genome encodes:
- a CDS encoding NUDIX domain-containing protein, protein MTLETRLRVTVNGLFVDSGEVLLIHQMTLPEVDCWDLPGGGLEPQEPVLDGLRREIEEETGITTFEIIQLLTVTDSFFPDPLMQGRQLHNVNIVYLCSVDRQSCVLSSSDPEIGEKGIQWLQIDTITADICSVRCWQSLNVLLEQQSLYKK, encoded by the coding sequence ATGACTTTAGAAACTAGATTGAGAGTAACAGTAAATGGTTTATTTGTGGATTCAGGTGAGGTATTGCTAATTCATCAAATGACATTGCCCGAAGTAGACTGTTGGGACTTACCAGGTGGCGGACTAGAGCCTCAAGAACCAGTTCTTGATGGACTACGTCGGGAAATTGAAGAAGAAACAGGTATTACTACCTTTGAAATTATTCAGCTTTTAACAGTTACTGATAGTTTTTTTCCCGATCCGCTTATGCAAGGAAGACAACTCCATAATGTAAATATTGTTTATCTATGCTCTGTCGATCGCCAATCTTGTGTTTTGAGCAGTTCCGATCCAGAAATTGGGGAAAAGGGAATTCAGTGGCTTCAAATTGATACAATTACTGCTGATATTTGCTCAGTTCGCTGTTGGCAATCGCTGAATGTATTGCTAGAGCAACAAAGTTTATATAAGAAATAG
- a CDS encoding phosphonate degradation HD-domain oxygenase translates to MRLNLDEIFDIFATKGHAQYGGEPITQLEHGLQCATLAMEHAASPELITACLLHDIGHLLHDLGENPTEHAIDDRHEKEGAKYLEQIFSHAVTEPIRLHVDAKRYLCAIDPNYRASLSENSESSLILQGGTFSKKESATFIAKPYAKDAVKLRIWDDRAKVVGLETQDLLSFVAIAKSCL, encoded by the coding sequence ATGAGATTAAATCTTGACGAAATCTTTGATATATTCGCAACTAAAGGTCACGCCCAATATGGAGGCGAACCAATTACCCAGTTAGAGCATGGGTTGCAATGTGCCACTCTTGCTATGGAACATGCAGCTAGTCCCGAACTAATTACCGCTTGCCTTCTCCATGATATTGGGCATTTGCTGCACGATCTTGGCGAAAATCCTACTGAACATGCGATCGATGATCGCCATGAAAAAGAAGGAGCAAAATATTTAGAGCAAATCTTTTCACATGCTGTCACCGAACCGATCCGATTGCATGTTGATGCGAAGCGCTATCTTTGTGCGATCGATCCTAATTATCGTGCCAGTCTTTCCGAAAATTCTGAAAGTAGTTTGATTTTGCAGGGTGGCACTTTTTCTAAGAAGGAATCTGCAACATTTATTGCTAAACCCTATGCTAAAGATGCCGTCAAGCTTAGAATCTGGGATGATCGCGCCAAGGTTGTGGGGCTGGAGACTCAAGATTTACTTAGCTTTGTGGCGATCGCTAAAAGTTGTCTCTAA
- a CDS encoding HAD family hydrolase, translating into MNEIKLVVLDMAGTTVRDDREVEQCFMQAAANTGLQAPTDRVIAMMGISKKLVFQTLWAEQIDKADPNYASNVETSFIEFKQILENHYRTQPVEPTVGCLELFDWLRSQQIKIALNTGFYREVTDIILNRLGWDRGLNANHLGSEDTFIQSSITPSEIYNQEGRPAPYMIQKAMYLLGINDPKQVVCIGDTPSDLAAGKNASCLYTFGITNGTHTEEQLAAYAHDGLVSSLSEFQNKLASL; encoded by the coding sequence ATGAATGAAATTAAATTAGTAGTTCTTGATATGGCTGGAACCACAGTCAGAGACGATCGCGAAGTCGAACAATGCTTTATGCAAGCAGCCGCGAATACAGGATTACAGGCTCCGACTGATCGAGTGATTGCCATGATGGGAATTTCTAAGAAATTAGTTTTCCAAACCCTATGGGCGGAGCAGATTGATAAAGCAGATCCTAACTACGCCTCCAATGTAGAAACTTCCTTTATCGAATTTAAACAGATTTTAGAAAACCACTACCGTACTCAACCCGTTGAACCAACGGTCGGATGCTTGGAACTATTTGACTGGTTGCGATCGCAACAAATTAAAATCGCGCTAAACACTGGTTTTTATCGGGAAGTGACCGATATCATTCTCAATCGACTCGGATGGGATCGCGGATTAAATGCAAATCATCTTGGTTCTGAAGATACGTTTATTCAATCTTCGATTACTCCATCAGAGATTTACAATCAAGAAGGTCGCCCTGCCCCCTATATGATCCAAAAGGCAATGTATTTACTTGGAATCAACGATCCCAAGCAAGTAGTTTGTATTGGCGATACTCCTTCCGATCTTGCCGCAGGGAAAAACGCTAGCTGCCTTTATACTTTTGGTATCACGAATGGAACCCATACTGAAGAGCAATTAGCTGCCTATGCTCACGATGGACTAGTTTCATCCTTGTCAGAATTTCAGAATAAACTAGCTAGTCTATAA
- a CDS encoding type IV toxin-antitoxin system AbiEi family antitoxin — MRPKNPLFQKCIAHLEALPNLKVEATIQDEPYFSSEVLADGELIISTSNKTANYICEIKTGITNDIVEQVAEYFVNLRKRLNDKQRPLLVTRNLSSLVVDQLIERSIEFIDVDGSVYLNSPEMYIVIRNQFSRDSPNKSLELTANALEVMYFILKHPSIIMLEGIEEKINHWSGNRLTQKTVKITLEKLQKLDYIKRNSKGYEIVDYIKFLERWEIGYAERLRAKLLIGTFRAIGKRDFHEIEDELKQYSHKYEYRLGGELAASIMTQYLRPVGAIIYINEDRYLPLAVDLKLKPDPDGNIEIHQEIDRQNFQHIHNGELNNLIHPLLIHAELVRTGDSRLKETAQLIFDKYIEEIAQR; from the coding sequence ATGCGTCCCAAAAACCCACTATTTCAAAAGTGCATAGCACATCTTGAGGCTTTACCCAATCTTAAGGTTGAAGCGACTATTCAAGATGAGCCTTATTTTTCTAGTGAGGTTTTGGCTGATGGAGAGTTAATAATTAGTACCTCTAATAAGACAGCTAATTATATATGTGAAATCAAAACTGGGATAACCAATGACATAGTTGAGCAAGTTGCTGAATATTTTGTCAATTTAAGGAAAAGACTGAATGATAAACAACGACCTTTATTAGTTACTCGTAATTTATCTAGTCTGGTTGTAGATCAATTAATAGAGAGAAGCATTGAATTTATTGATGTTGATGGAAGTGTCTATCTGAATAGCCCAGAAATGTACATAGTTATTCGTAATCAGTTTTCTAGAGATAGTCCAAACAAATCTTTAGAGCTTACTGCAAATGCATTAGAAGTTATGTATTTCATTCTCAAACATCCAAGTATTATCATGCTTGAAGGAATTGAGGAAAAAATCAATCATTGGTCTGGAAATAGACTCACTCAAAAAACAGTAAAAATCACACTTGAAAAGCTTCAAAAACTTGATTACATTAAACGTAACTCTAAAGGATATGAAATAGTTGACTACATCAAGTTCCTTGAAAGATGGGAAATTGGATATGCAGAGAGACTCCGAGCAAAATTATTGATTGGCACATTTAGAGCTATAGGGAAACGCGATTTTCATGAAATTGAAGATGAATTAAAACAGTATTCTCATAAATATGAATATCGATTAGGTGGTGAACTTGCAGCTTCAATAATGACTCAATATCTTCGTCCTGTTGGCGCGATAATATATATTAATGAAGATCGTTACCTTCCTTTAGCAGTCGATCTAAAACTAAAACCTGATCCTGATGGCAATATTGAAATACACCAAGAAATTGATAGACAAAACTTTCAGCATATTCATAATGGAGAATTAAACAATCTTATTCATCCATTACTAATTCATGCCGAATTAGTCCGTACTGGTGATAGTCGCTTGAAAGAAACTGCTCAACTTATTTTTGATAAATATATTGAGGAGATAGCGCAAAGGTAG
- a CDS encoding TIGR03364 family FAD-dependent oxidoreductase: MSNKNHKKHTEIAIVGAGIVGLAHALAAAKRGYQVTVFERNLRAVGASIRNFGMIWPVGQPLGKLRDRALKSREIWLEVIEKAGLYHDPSGSLLLAYRQDELDVLEEFIATNEGVNTIALLNAEAVAQKSEAAITKGLLGALWSSTEVTVDPREVIQKLPAFLARYYPIEFQFGKVVNAISHPNLQVGNETWTADRIFVCSGADFETLYPEIYTESNITKVKLQMMRTVSQPANWRLGSSLYAGLTLTHYSSFSHCQTLDALKKRIEIETPHFPEWGIHVMVSQNGLGELILGDSHEYGLTPDPFDRAEINNYVLEYLQTFAKFPELKIAETWHGVYAKLASKTEFMAEPEANVTIVNGLSGAGMTLSFGLAEENITALL; encoded by the coding sequence ATGAGCAACAAAAATCATAAAAAACACACAGAAATAGCGATCGTAGGTGCGGGGATTGTCGGACTAGCCCATGCCCTTGCTGCTGCTAAACGCGGCTATCAAGTTACAGTATTTGAGCGAAATTTAAGGGCTGTGGGAGCTTCCATTCGCAACTTTGGTATGATCTGGCCAGTCGGACAGCCTTTAGGGAAATTACGCGATCGCGCTCTAAAGTCCAGAGAAATCTGGCTCGAAGTTATCGAAAAAGCAGGACTATATCATGATCCCAGTGGTTCTCTATTACTCGCCTATCGTCAGGACGAACTAGACGTACTTGAAGAATTTATCGCTACTAATGAAGGCGTTAACACGATCGCTTTATTAAATGCTGAAGCCGTCGCCCAAAAGAGTGAAGCCGCGATTACCAAGGGCTTGCTCGGCGCTCTATGGAGTAGCACGGAAGTAACCGTCGATCCGAGGGAAGTGATCCAAAAGTTACCAGCATTTTTAGCGAGATATTATCCGATTGAATTTCAATTTGGCAAAGTTGTAAATGCGATCTCACATCCTAATCTGCAAGTGGGGAATGAGACTTGGACAGCCGATCGCATTTTTGTTTGTAGCGGTGCAGATTTTGAAACCCTTTATCCAGAAATCTATACAGAGAGCAATATCACTAAAGTCAAGCTACAAATGATGCGAACTGTGTCCCAACCTGCAAATTGGCGATTAGGTTCTTCCCTCTATGCAGGGCTGACACTAACTCACTATAGTTCTTTTAGTCATTGCCAAACCTTAGATGCTTTGAAGAAAAGGATTGAAATAGAAACTCCACATTTTCCTGAATGGGGAATTCATGTCATGGTTTCGCAAAATGGTTTGGGTGAATTAATTCTAGGTGATTCCCACGAATATGGATTGACTCCCGATCCCTTCGATCGCGCAGAAATTAATAACTACGTTCTCGAATACTTACAAACATTTGCCAAATTTCCAGAACTCAAGATTGCGGAAACGTGGCATGGAGTCTATGCAAAGCTTGCTAGCAAAACCGAATTTATGGCTGAGCCTGAAGCCAACGTCACCATCGTTAACGGGCTTAGTGGAGCAGGAATGACTCTATCCTTTGGCTTAGCCGAAGAAAATATTACTGCGTTACTTTAG